The Staphylococcus haemolyticus region ATTTATAGTTATAGTGGCTATGGTAATTTCTGCTTCAATGAGAGTGGTTGGCATACTTTTAGTCAGTGCATTAATAACATTACCCATTGCTATAGCAATGAGAATAACTAAAGGTTTCAAACAATTAATCATTTTAAGTGTCATAATTGGCGAATTTTCAGTTATAATGGGCCTTGTTTTAGCATTTTATATGAATATTTCACCAGGTGGTGTTATTGTAGTACTATTAGTTTTATTATTAGGACTTACAATGTTATTCCAAAAATCAATTGTAAGACTTAAAAAGGGGCAATAACTTATGAATACAAATGATGCAATTAAAATTTTAAAAGATAATGGTTTGAAATATACTAAGAAACGTGAAGATATGATTAATATTTTTGTTAAAGAAGATAAATACATTAATGCAAAACATATTCAACAACAATTAGACAAAGATTATCCAGGTATCTCTTTCGATACAATTTATCGTAATTTACATTTATTTAAAGACTTAAAAATTATTGAGAGTACTGAATTAGATGGTGAAATGAAATTTAGAATTGCTTGTATGAATCATCACCATCATCACTTTATTTGTGAAAATTGTGGTGATACTAAAGTCATTGATTTTTGCCCAATTGATCAAATAAAGGTGTATCTACCTAATGTAGATATTCACACCCATAAATTAGAAGTTTATGGCGTATGCGAAGAATGTCAAAAACAAAACTCAAAATAAAATTTTATGAATTATAAATATCAATTGTTTTTGCTAATATACTTAAATAATTTAAAAATGAATTATTGTAAGACAAAATTGCAAATATATATTAGCAATCTAAACTGAGAAAGTGTTAATTGTAGCTTTCTCAGTTTTTTTGAGTCAGTTGACTGAAATTCCATTAAAAATTTAATAGATTTACAAAATAGAAAACAATTCATACTCCAGTTTAATTTAACAATCTTAAAATTAAATGTAATTAAAAAAATTTGATATACATAGGTCAAAAGTAGGAATTATTTAAAAATAACCAATTATAGTCTGTAATTATGTTTAAAAGTTATCATTTTGAGTTATATTATAAAAGTAAGATGATAATAAGCGTATTAATATTAGTTGCAAGCAAATATTTTGTTGCTTAGTTAATAACTTGTTATTATAAATGTAACGAATTTTTAGGAGGATGATTAATTATGGCTTTTGAATTACCAAATTTACCATATGCAGCAGATGCATTAGAACCACACATTGACAAACAAACTATGGAAATCCATCATGACAAACACCACAACACGTATGTTACCAAATTAAATTCTGCAGTTGAGGGAACAGATCTTGAATCTAAATCAATTGAAGAAATTGTTGCTAATTTAGATAGTGTACCTGAAGATATTCAAACAGCTGTTCGTAATAATGGTGGCGGACACTTAAATCACTCATTATTCTGGGAATTATTAACTCCTAATTCTGAAGAAAAAGGTACTGTTGTTGATAAAATCAAAGAACAATGGGGCTCTTTAGATGAATTCAAAAAAGAATTCGCTGACAAAGCAGCAGCTCGTTTCGGTTCAGGTTGGGCATGGTTAGTAGTTAACAATGGTCAGTTAGAAATTGTTACTACACCTAACCAAGATAACCCATTAACGGAAGGTAAAACACCTATCTTAGGTTTAGATGTTTGGGAACACGCATATTACCTTAAATATCAAAACAAACGTCCAGATTATATTAGTGCTTTCTGGAATGTTGTTAACTGGGAAAAAGTTGACGAATTATACAATGCAACAAAATAATTCTATATCTCCTATTTAACATGTGGTCTCTATAAGAGGCCACTTTTTTTATTAAAATGATGGTAATATGTTTGATTTTCATATATCATTTATGAGTAAACATGTTTAATAATTGAGGTAGGTTATCTTGCTTAAAAGGTTAAAGGAAAAGTCTAATGACGAAAAAATAAAGCACACAATGAATAAACGAATAAGTTTTGTGTTTGGTGCTATTGTAGTTATATTTGGAATTATAGTTTTAAGGTTAGGATATTTACAAATTGCGCAAGGCTCCCAATACAGCCAACTAGTTAAAAACGATGAAAACATAACTGTAAATGAATCTGTTCCTAGGGGAAGAATTCTTGATAGGAATGGAAAAGTATTAGTAGATAATGCTTCTAAACTAACGATTACATACACAAGATCTAGGAAAACAAGTCAAAAAGATATGCTCGATACTGCAAAAAAATTGTCATCTCTCATTACTATGAAAACTGACAAAATTACTGAAAGAGATAAACAAGATTTTTGGATTCAGAAACACCAAGATGAAGTAGACAAATTAATGAAAAAAGAAACTTCAATGTTAAATGAAGGTAGTATTACCCAAGATCAATATGATAAACAATTATATAAAAAGGTTGGAGACAAACAAATTAATAGTTTATCAAAAAAAGACTTACGAGTTTTAGCAATTTATCGTGAAATGTCTGCTGGTTCTACCATGAACCCGCAAACAATTAAGAATGAGGATGTAAGTGAAAAAGAATATGCTGCAGTGTCACAACAACTTGATAGTCTTCCAGGTGTAAATACAACTATGGATTGGGACCGACGCTATCCTTATGGTGATACATTAAGAAGTATATTTGGTAGTGTATCTACATCAAGTGAAGGTATTCCTAAAGAATTGACCGAACAATATTTAGCTAAAGGTTA contains the following coding sequences:
- a CDS encoding Fur family transcriptional regulator codes for the protein MNTNDAIKILKDNGLKYTKKREDMINIFVKEDKYINAKHIQQQLDKDYPGISFDTIYRNLHLFKDLKIIESTELDGEMKFRIACMNHHHHHFICENCGDTKVIDFCPIDQIKVYLPNVDIHTHKLEVYGVCEECQKQNSK
- a CDS encoding superoxide dismutase; its protein translation is MAFELPNLPYAADALEPHIDKQTMEIHHDKHHNTYVTKLNSAVEGTDLESKSIEEIVANLDSVPEDIQTAVRNNGGGHLNHSLFWELLTPNSEEKGTVVDKIKEQWGSLDEFKKEFADKAAARFGSGWAWLVVNNGQLEIVTTPNQDNPLTEGKTPILGLDVWEHAYYLKYQNKRPDYISAFWNVVNWEKVDELYNATK